Within the Salvia hispanica cultivar TCC Black 2014 chromosome 4, UniMelb_Shisp_WGS_1.0, whole genome shotgun sequence genome, the region ACTTAGCAATGGTTTGCTTAATAAGGAAGGTTTTTAGTGGGTAATCAATTGTGTCCcaatattattacaaaattattggGCCAATGCTGtgacaaaaacaaatactataataagaaaaagacTATGCACAATAAATCACTCCACTTAAATGCTTATAATATGAATAGGTTCACTTTGTTATAATGGGCCACTTTTCTGGGTCTGAGTCCAAATAAGTTTTTAGGCCATCAAATTGGTCTTCTGAAAatgaattgatattaattttaaattaattgataatttcCAGGCCACCTATGCCTTGAACTATAATTGCACACAAATAGAATAGCTTGTGACAAACATatcatatgattataaattatactactgaaatatggagtatattatggTACAAACATACTACTCCATAAGACACCATATAGGATATACCgtgcaatttatttatttataaaagaacACATTTATTGATGAAGCAATAAGAAATCAATAAAGATAGCTTGGCAATGTAGGTTCCATGATGAGAGAAAGAGGATGTTTAGGAATAGTAGTCAATCCATATTGCTCCTCCATGCTTATATCTTCAACCCTCATGCCTTCCTCCAATTTAATCTCAAATCCATGCAACAAATTAGCCAAGGTGGTTGGAACAGTCTTAAGTGCAAGATTCATTCCCGGGCACCTTCTTCTGCCCGACCCGAACGGCAACACTGCAAAGTTAGATCCTGTAATAAATTCGATATCTTTTCCTATGAATCTCTCAGGCAAGAACTCTTCTGGAGCATCCCATGAGTCCGGGTCCCTCCCTATGCTCCATGCATTGATAAGTACCAATGTGCCCTTCGAGACGTTGTAGCCCGCAACGTTGCAATCCTGGATCGCGCAATGAGGGGCTAACAATGTAGCAATTGGATGTAGGCGCAACGTTTCCATGATGACGGCATTTATGTATGGCAATTGAGTCATGTCATGCTCCTCTACCCATCTATTTCTCCCGATCGCTCTGTCCAGCTCTGCTTTTGCCTTCTCCATAACGTGCGGGTGCCTGAGGAGTTCGAGAATAACCCATTCGATCGTTCCAGCTGAAGTATCCGTCGCGCCAACCAACAAATTCTGCAACATTTAAGAGAAATTAACAAGTTTTTGGgtgtgtttgattttgatatgAGTATTGATGCAAAACGCATGAGAAAAAAGACCTAACAGAGAAGTAATCACGAAACCCTAGTTTCAGTGAACACGAAAAATACTATTATCAAAAACCAACTCCGccgaaaaacaaaaacaatgcTATTTATAAGCGTCTAGAAAtcctaaaaattcaaaaggaaataaaacgcaaattagaaaattaaaactaagtctgaaaaaatagtaaaatgtcGTTTTCACCCCCTAAACTATGTCAGATGGCCAAAATCCATCGTCCGTCATCACAACGGTGAGTTTGATTCCAAACGCCGATTCGCATGCACCGcgcgaatttcaagtcattctgACACCGAATGGTTTAGCCCGATTTCTACATTCGAACTGCATCAAGTACAAtagaattgaaatataaaaatggtaGTACCATTATTAATGCCTTGACACAATCCCTTGTGAATTGAACTCCATCTTCCTCCTCAGCTATCTGCAGCAAAACATCCACAAAATCATCCTCACCTTCTCCTCTTCTCTCCAAATGATCATCAATCACATAGTCGCAAAATCCATCCATTTTCCTCCGCAAAGCCCTCATCTTCTTCCCATAGCCCTGTAAATCGAGAAAGTCAACCCACGGGATCCAATCCCCTATATTAAACGCTCCATTCAGCACAAACCACTCCCTCACTATCTCCCTCATCTCATCCATGTCTAAAACggattcatcttcttcatcaccAAAATACTTCTCCTTGAATACCATCTTCGAAACAACCGAGAGAGTGAAGCCCAACAAATGCTCTCTCAGCTCAACCGGTTTTCCATATAACGACATTAAACGGGAGAACAGCCGGTGCCTCTCCTCGACACGGATGGGCTCGAAGCACTCGACTTTTTGGGGGTTCAACACCTTCGTCATGTATATTTTACGCGCTGCTCGCCAGTAGGGGCCGTAGGGAGAGAAGGAGACGTCGGAGTAGTCGAAGCTGACGTGTTTGTAGGCTGCAAAAGTAGGTCTTGAGGCGAAGACGGCGTCGTGGACTTTAAGGAACTGTTTGGCCATCTCGGGGGACGAGGCGACCAGGACCGGGAATTTTCCGAATTTTAGTAGCATTATTTCGCCGTATTTTTGGGATAAACGGTGGAGGGATCGGTGGGGGATTGGGCCGAGGAGATTCAAGTTGCCTATAACAGGCCATGGTTGTGGGCCCGGCGGGAGCAGAAGCCTCTGCTCCCGCCGTAGTCTAGTTTTGGCTATTTTGGAAATGAAGTATGTTGCAAATATTAGGGCTAAAAGCAGCCATGAGATGTCCATTGGTTGTGACTTGTGAAGAATTATGGTTTATGCATTAGTAAATTTATAGAGGATTGATTggattgtaattttattgtttgagtgttcaattatttcattttggacatttgtttattaaatatatgtggTGGTGTGGTTGTGGCATATCCACGCTAGAGTAAAAAGGGGTATAGTTGTGTcctttaatattatattattatttaatattatattattatttactactatttcttaTAAATTACTCCTAAATTTAGTTCAGAAGTATTATTCAAGATCTATTATCTATATCTACACTTCATAAGCTAGTAGTATTACACAACTCATCATTGTCCAATATTCATTACAAAAAGTATGGAGAGAGAGGAAGGCAATTGGCCAAGAGTGAGACAAACGATTGTTTTCACACTCCGAGCGTTGTCTATCGCAATGCTGGTTGCTCTAACGGTGGCATGatacttaattatttgttgCACCTAAAATCAATATTTCCAAATATTAGATGTCAAGATTTTGTTTGTGTCTGTTTGTTGTGGCcgaattaatatatatatgggctgatttgtgttaaaatgacaacccctcttaaagtgacatcgtgacaccacttatacaacaatattataaatgctacacatcaatattataaacactacacagcaatctatagattgttgtatagtgtgtcgaatattgctggacaagaaaaattgttgtataaagaCCAACAAATTGTTAGCCGTCTTTTTTGGGGGTCTTTTTTTGCCAcgacagcttattattcgtccacgtgtacaaatgattggctaggaatggtagtatggtgttattttaaggggtgatgGCATCCTAACATACCCCTATATGGGCTTGCTATATAAAAATCTTGCcgtaatttctatttttctacgCAAAATTTATCTATAGGGTTATAACTATGTATCTTTTggatatttgaaattaatagtatgtttttgtttaaaaatacaaaattgtgTCACTTATATATAGCCTCTTAAATATTGAGTTATTAGTTTCTTTAGCAccttaaaatttaatctttgCCAACCAATTGCTTGTACAATTTCCTAATCTCCGAGTGTTCCATTGGCTATATGTCTAATAGCATTATTTCCTTCATCCCATGCATCCTAAATAGTACAAGTATTATACTAGAATAATGACACATGTTTTAgtaaatgttattttatttgttaagtgATGAAAAAAacagtactccatattttaaatattgataaaaaaaataactttttttaaaaatgaaaatatgataatctttttatgaaacaaattaaaaaaaaaaagtcatctATTATGGTCTACAAGGTTTAGTTGTTAACTGAGACCTATTTTGCCAATTATTCATTGAGATGTCGAGTCTCACAATTAACAGGCCTCTTACAATAGTGCACAAAAGAGATAAATAAGGCTACATACattttactcccttcgtccgcagctaggagtctcatttctctATTTTGTTCCATCCGCGAATGTGAGTCCCGgatcataattaccataaatgttAAAGagactccacattccactaacacattCCACTTACATGTCATTTAAAACTATACAATACAAGTGAGAcctttattccactaactttcttccacccacctttttttaacatttcttaaactcgtGCCCGAAAGAAttgggactcctatttgcaGACGGGCGGGAGTACAATCAGGCCTGCAAGAGTAAAGACAACAAGGTTTACTGGTTATAAATTGTACTGAAacataggagtatatatatagatagtaTAAACATATCATATGATATAAGACATCATATTTGCCTCACCATgcaatttagtattttttaagaattCTAATATCTTTTTCTACGTATCATATATAGGTAACATTCATTGATGAAGCACACTACTAGAAAAATGGCTTGATCTGTGACACTTTATTAACACTCAACTTAGATACTCAAATAATACACTGATCTTTCATTACATTTATATCtttcattacatttatttCATACACTAACATTACACTAGAGTTAAATGCGCATTAAGAAATCATTAAAGATAACTTGGCAATGTAGGTTCCATGATGAGAGAAAGAGGGTGTTTAGGAATAGTAGTCAATCCATATTGCTCCTCCATGCTTATATCTTCAACCCTCATGCCTTCCTCCAATTTAATCTCAAATCCATGCAACAAATTAGCCAACGTTGTTGGAACAGTCTTAAGTGCAAGATTGATTCCCGGGCACCTTCTTCGACCCGACCCGAATGGCAACACTGCAAAGTTAGATCCTGTAATAAATTCGAAATCTTTTCCTATGAATCTCTCTGGTAAGAACTCTTC harbors:
- the LOC125224450 gene encoding trimethyltridecatetraene synthase-like, encoding MDISWLLLALIFATYFISKIAKTRLRREQRLLLPPGPQPWPVIGNLNLLGPIPHRSLHRLSQKYGEIMLLKFGKFPVLVASSPEMAKQFLKVHDAVFASRPTFAAYKHVSFDYSDVSFSPYGPYWRAARKIYMTKVLNPQKVECFEPIRVEERHRLFSRLMSLYGKPVELREHLLGFTLSVVSKMVFKEKYFGDEEDESVLDMDEMREIVREWFVLNGAFNIGDWIPWVDFLDLQGYGKKMRALRRKMDGFCDYVIDDHLERRGEGEDDFVDVLLQIAEEEDGVQFTRDCVKALIMNLLVGATDTSAGTIEWVILELLRHPHVMEKAKAELDRAIGRNRWVEEHDMTQLPYINAVIMETLRLHPIATLLAPHCAIQDCNVAGYNVSKGTLVLINAWSIGRDPDSWDAPEEFLPERFIGKDIEFITGSNFAVLPFGSGRRRCPGMNLALKTVPTTLANLLHGFEIKLEEGMRVEDISMEEQYGLTTIPKHPLSLIMEPTLPSYLY